In one window of Campylobacter hepaticus DNA:
- the hypF gene encoding carbamoyltransferase HypF: MCHLGYKIKISGLVQGVGFRPLVFEWALRLNLFGEVRNDGFGVEIILACTQEECEIFIEKIKNHLPTLARIDKLDIIKTSIPKYTNFKISSSLQNTKSVPMLSDFSLCKQCKKEFFDKNNVRFLYPFITCTHCGPRFSIIKSLPYDRCNTSMQDFIMCEFCKSEYEDPKNRRFHAQPISCPQCKISVFLKNQKGEILAEDTNAFVKCAQLLKEGKILAIKGMGGFHLMCDAFNEETLKLLRMRKNRPEKPFALMCKDLNYARELAFINEHEEALLSGNLAPIVILRAKKKYPFIAPNVNKLGIMLAYTPLHLLLFEFFNGTLVATSANLSGESIIKDEKNLLQKLSGVFDFYLDYEREIINASDDSIAQVFNKEVMFLRTSRALNPFYLENQFKQEGTFLALGAELKNEFVIFYENKFLISPYIGDLKSVDVHERFFSLLEFFKQNYDLKFDAILCDKHPHFSYIKQFKNTKKIAHHYAHFCAAYFEYEKEFIQDEKALAFIYDGTGYGEDGKIWGGEIFIGNLKEYERIAHFENFTLINSDIKNIQNLALSLIWHYNLEDQAQEFLNKIPKIKLENLKKIYTQSTLQTSSLGRIIDAFGSIVFNMDKISYEAHIGLMCEAFYDEKLDFSYELFYEKGQINFKNLILGALKDDKTKAITGMFNALANFIITFSKNYNLKVLVSGGVFQNKTLLELLKNKNFKFYVPLKYPCNDSSIALGQMVHYLNLQKLK; the protein is encoded by the coding sequence ATGTGCCACTTAGGATATAAAATAAAAATTTCAGGACTAGTCCAAGGTGTGGGTTTTCGTCCTTTGGTTTTTGAATGGGCTTTGAGATTAAATCTTTTTGGAGAAGTAAGAAATGATGGTTTTGGAGTAGAAATTATACTAGCTTGCACTCAAGAAGAATGTGAAATTTTTATAGAAAAGATAAAAAACCATCTTCCAACTCTAGCTAGAATAGATAAACTTGATATAATAAAAACTTCTATTCCAAAATATACAAATTTTAAGATAAGCTCTTCTTTACAAAATACAAAAAGTGTACCTATGTTAAGTGATTTTTCCCTTTGTAAGCAATGTAAAAAAGAATTTTTTGATAAAAATAATGTGCGTTTTTTATACCCTTTTATTACTTGTACACATTGTGGACCGCGTTTTAGTATTATAAAAAGTCTTCCTTATGATAGATGTAATACTAGTATGCAAGATTTTATTATGTGTGAATTTTGTAAGAGTGAATATGAAGATCCTAAAAATAGGCGTTTTCATGCTCAGCCTATTAGTTGTCCACAATGCAAAATAAGTGTTTTTCTTAAAAATCAAAAGGGAGAAATTTTAGCTGAGGATACAAATGCTTTTGTAAAATGTGCTCAGCTTTTAAAAGAAGGTAAAATTTTAGCTATTAAAGGTATGGGTGGTTTTCATTTAATGTGTGATGCTTTTAATGAAGAAACTTTAAAACTTTTAAGAATGAGAAAAAATCGTCCTGAAAAACCCTTTGCTTTGATGTGTAAAGATTTAAATTATGCTAGAGAACTTGCTTTTATAAATGAACATGAAGAGGCTTTGTTAAGCGGTAATTTAGCACCCATTGTAATCTTAAGAGCTAAAAAAAAATATCCTTTTATAGCTCCTAATGTCAATAAATTAGGTATTATGTTAGCTTATACTCCTTTGCATCTTTTACTTTTTGAGTTTTTCAATGGTACACTTGTTGCAACGAGTGCGAATTTAAGTGGAGAGAGTATTATTAAAGATGAAAAAAATTTGCTTCAAAAACTTAGCGGTGTTTTTGATTTTTATTTAGATTATGAAAGAGAAATTATTAATGCAAGTGATGATAGTATAGCACAGGTTTTTAATAAAGAGGTTATGTTTTTACGCACTTCAAGGGCTTTAAATCCTTTTTATTTAGAAAATCAATTTAAACAAGAAGGTACTTTTTTAGCATTAGGTGCTGAACTTAAAAATGAATTTGTGATTTTTTATGAAAATAAATTTTTGATTTCTCCTTATATAGGAGATTTAAAAAGTGTGGATGTCCATGAAAGATTTTTTAGTCTTTTGGAGTTTTTTAAGCAAAATTACGATTTAAAATTTGATGCAATACTTTGTGATAAACATCCGCATTTTAGTTATATAAAACAATTTAAAAATACGAAAAAAATTGCTCATCATTATGCGCATTTTTGTGCGGCATATTTTGAATATGAGAAAGAATTTATTCAAGATGAAAAAGCTTTAGCTTTTATATATGATGGTACAGGCTATGGAGAAGATGGTAAGATTTGGGGTGGAGAAATTTTTATAGGAAATCTAAAAGAATATGAGAGGATAGCGCATTTTGAAAATTTTACTCTCATTAATAGTGATATTAAAAATATACAAAATTTAGCTTTAAGTTTGATTTGGCATTATAATTTAGAAGATCAAGCTCAAGAGTTTTTAAATAAAATTCCTAAAATTAAACTTGAAAACCTGAAAAAAATTTACACTCAATCTACTTTACAAACTAGTTCTTTAGGACGTATTATCGATGCTTTTGGAAGTATAGTTTTTAATATGGATAAAATTTCTTATGAGGCGCATATAGGTTTAATGTGTGAAGCTTTTTATGATGAAAAACTTGATTTTTCTTATGAGCTTTTTTATGAAAAGGGACAGATTAATTTTAAAAACTTGATTTTAGGCGCTTTAAAAGATGATAAAACAAAAGCTATTACAGGTATGTTTAATGCTTTGGCTAATTTTATTATCACTTTTAGTAAAAATTATAATTTAAAAGTGCTTGTAAGTGGTGGTGTTTTTCAAAATAAAACTTTATTAGAGCTTTTAAAAAATAAAAATTTTAAATTTTATGTACCTTTGAAATACCCTTGTAATGATAGTTCCATAGCTTTAGGACAAATGGTGCATTATTTAAATTTGCAAAAATTAAAATAA